From one Nocardioides scoriae genomic stretch:
- the larE gene encoding ATP-dependent sacrificial sulfur transferase LarE — MGEQLVVGFDLDMTLIDTTAGFASTLTLLCDELGVQLPVEELSTRLGPPLDLLLEPHLPAEDIGPAVDRFREIYPDVAVTGTPALPGVAEALAAVRRHDGRLLLVTGKHAPNARLHVEHLGLDVDLVEGGVWGGGKGEVLRRHGAHLYVGDHVHDVEGARAAGVPSVSVLTGGCDAAELRAAGTDVVLDDLTGFPAWLDGWVLDRRLAALEEQLRGHDRLLVAFSGGADSAFLLAAAVRALGADRVGAATAYSDSLPMAERGPAQEFAEQLGVAVLTPRTHEMEREGYRANAGDRCAFCKAELLETLGPLAREQGYDAVATGTNADDVRAGFRPGIAAAADRGAVTPLRDAGLTKEQVRLASRRWGLPTWDKPAAACLSSRVAYGIEITPARLARVERAEADLRRALTEAGHVVRDLRVRDLGQQARVEVDRVLVEAAGEHLGVVREAGFAEAEVDPLGFRSGSMNELLPDPERFR; from the coding sequence ATGGGTGAGCAGCTGGTGGTCGGGTTCGACCTCGACATGACGCTCATCGACACCACCGCGGGGTTCGCCTCGACGCTGACGCTGCTGTGCGACGAGCTCGGGGTGCAGCTCCCGGTCGAGGAGCTGTCGACCCGGCTGGGGCCGCCGCTCGACCTGCTGCTCGAGCCGCACCTGCCCGCCGAGGACATCGGCCCCGCGGTCGACCGGTTCCGCGAGATCTACCCCGACGTCGCCGTGACCGGCACCCCCGCGCTGCCGGGCGTGGCCGAGGCCCTGGCGGCCGTGCGTCGCCACGACGGCCGGCTGCTGCTGGTGACGGGCAAGCACGCCCCCAACGCCCGGCTGCACGTCGAGCACCTCGGCCTCGACGTCGACCTGGTCGAGGGCGGGGTCTGGGGCGGCGGCAAGGGCGAGGTGCTGCGGCGCCACGGCGCCCACCTCTACGTCGGCGACCACGTCCACGACGTCGAGGGCGCCCGGGCGGCCGGCGTGCCGAGCGTGTCGGTGCTGACCGGGGGCTGCGACGCGGCCGAGCTGCGTGCCGCCGGCACCGACGTCGTGCTCGACGACCTGACCGGCTTCCCCGCCTGGCTCGACGGCTGGGTCCTCGACCGTCGCCTGGCCGCGCTCGAGGAGCAGCTGCGAGGCCACGACCGGCTGCTGGTGGCCTTCAGCGGGGGAGCCGACAGCGCCTTCCTGCTGGCCGCGGCCGTGCGCGCGCTCGGGGCCGACCGGGTGGGCGCCGCGACGGCGTACAGCGACTCGCTGCCGATGGCCGAGCGCGGCCCCGCGCAGGAGTTCGCCGAGCAGCTGGGGGTGGCGGTGCTGACGCCGCGCACCCACGAGATGGAGCGCGAGGGCTACCGCGCCAACGCCGGCGACCGGTGCGCGTTCTGCAAGGCCGAGCTGCTGGAGACGCTGGGCCCGCTGGCGCGCGAGCAGGGGTACGACGCCGTCGCGACCGGCACCAACGCCGACGACGTCCGCGCCGGGTTCCGTCCGGGCATCGCGGCGGCCGCCGACCGGGGCGCCGTGACCCCGCTGCGCGACGCCGGCCTGACCAAGGAGCAGGTGCGGCTGGCCTCCCGCCGCTGGGGCCTGCCGACCTGGGACAAGCCGGCGGCGGCGTGCCTGAGCTCGCGGGTCGCCTACGGCATCGAGATCACCCCGGCCCGGCTGGCCCGGGTCGAGCGCGCCGAGGCCGACCTGCGCCGGGCGCTGACCGAGGCCGGCCACGTGGTGCGCGACCTCCGGGTCCGCGACCTGGGCCAGCAGGCCCGGGTGGAGGTCGACCGGGTGCTGGTCGAGGCGGCGGGGGAGCACCTCGGCGTCGTCCGCGAGGCCGGCTTCGCCGAGGCGGAGGTCGACCCGCTGGGCTTCCGGTCGGGCTCGATGAACGAGCTGCTGCCCGACCCCGAGCGCTTCCGCTGA
- a CDS encoding AMP-binding protein, producing the protein MESYAAGETTPALIDQTIGASFESTVAAHGDNEALVEFATGRRWTYAELDRDVDALGRGLMGAGVEKGDRVGVWAPNCAEWTIAQFATAKIGAVLVNVNPSYRTHEFSYALQQSGMKLLISAESFKASDYRAMIQEVTAAQGAEHQLERVVHIGTPDWDALLAEGEGLPDDAVAQRMATLAPSDPINIQYTSGTTGYPKGATLSHTNILNNGFFVTELINFTHEDRLCIPVPFYHCFGMVMGNLGCTTHGATMVIPAPGFDPETTLRCVEAERCTGLYGVPTMFIAMQNHPTFAEHDLSSLRTGCMAGSICPVEVMKRCIEDMHMEQVSIAYGMTETSPVSAQTRDDDDLERRTSTIGRVHPHVELRVVDPATGETVERGTPGELCTRGYSVMLGYWEDEEKTREAVDADGWMHTGDLAEMREDGYLNIVGRIKDMVIRGGENIYPREIEEFLYTHPDVQDVQVIGVPDERYGEELCAWIKLRDGAQPLDTEGVRAFATGKLAHYKIPRYVMLVEEFPMTVTGKIRKVQMREETTEKLGLVGAGHGADQRR; encoded by the coding sequence ATGGAGTCCTACGCCGCCGGGGAGACCACGCCGGCCCTGATCGACCAGACCATCGGTGCCAGCTTCGAGAGCACCGTCGCGGCGCACGGCGACAACGAGGCGCTGGTGGAGTTCGCCACCGGACGGCGCTGGACCTACGCCGAGCTCGACCGCGACGTCGACGCCCTGGGTCGCGGCCTCATGGGGGCCGGCGTCGAGAAGGGCGACCGGGTCGGCGTCTGGGCGCCCAACTGCGCGGAGTGGACGATCGCGCAGTTCGCCACGGCCAAGATCGGCGCCGTGCTGGTCAACGTCAACCCGAGCTACCGCACCCACGAGTTCTCCTACGCCCTGCAGCAGTCGGGGATGAAGTTGCTCATCAGCGCCGAGAGCTTCAAGGCCAGCGACTACCGCGCCATGATCCAGGAGGTCACCGCGGCGCAGGGGGCCGAGCACCAGCTTGAGCGGGTCGTCCACATCGGCACGCCCGACTGGGACGCGCTGCTCGCCGAGGGGGAGGGCCTGCCCGACGACGCGGTCGCGCAGCGGATGGCCACCCTGGCGCCGAGCGACCCGATCAACATCCAGTACACCTCGGGCACCACGGGCTACCCCAAGGGCGCGACCCTGAGCCACACCAACATCCTCAACAACGGCTTCTTCGTCACCGAGCTGATCAACTTCACCCACGAGGACCGGCTCTGCATCCCGGTGCCCTTCTACCACTGCTTCGGCATGGTGATGGGCAACCTCGGGTGCACCACCCACGGCGCCACGATGGTGATCCCGGCCCCCGGCTTCGACCCCGAGACGACGCTGCGCTGCGTCGAGGCCGAGCGCTGCACGGGGCTGTACGGCGTGCCGACGATGTTCATCGCGATGCAGAACCACCCGACCTTCGCCGAGCACGACCTCTCCAGCCTGCGCACCGGCTGCATGGCCGGGTCCATCTGCCCGGTCGAGGTGATGAAGCGCTGCATCGAGGACATGCACATGGAGCAGGTCTCGATCGCCTACGGCATGACCGAGACGTCCCCGGTCTCCGCGCAGACCCGCGACGACGACGACCTGGAGCGGCGTACCTCCACGATCGGGCGGGTGCACCCGCACGTCGAGCTCCGGGTGGTCGACCCGGCGACGGGGGAGACCGTCGAGCGGGGAACGCCCGGCGAGCTGTGCACCCGGGGCTACTCGGTGATGCTCGGCTACTGGGAGGACGAGGAGAAGACCCGCGAGGCCGTCGACGCCGACGGGTGGATGCACACCGGCGACCTGGCCGAGATGCGCGAGGACGGCTACCTCAACATCGTGGGCCGCATCAAGGACATGGTGATCCGCGGCGGGGAGAACATCTACCCGCGCGAGATCGAGGAGTTCCTCTACACCCATCCCGACGTCCAGGACGTGCAGGTCATCGGGGTGCCCGACGAGCGCTACGGCGAGGAGCTGTGCGCCTGGATCAAGCTGCGCGACGGGGCGCAGCCGCTCGACACCGAGGGGGTGCGCGCGTTCGCGACCGGGAAGCTCGCGCACTACAAGATCCCGCGCTACGTGATGCTCGTCGAGGAGTTCCCGATGACCGTGACGGGCAAGATCCGCAAGGTCCAGATGCGCGAGGAGACCACCGAGAAGCTCGGGCTCGTCGGGGCCGGGCACGGTGCCGACCAGCGCCGCTGA
- a CDS encoding DUF885 domain-containing protein, whose protein sequence is MSDSITSLAEDYWQHHLSTHPTEAHLVGRTEWAGEFEGATRADEDAQVEALRGFAARAEALDPAGLDPQEVLTREVLLAHTRASADVLETRLGEMAADPIFGLQVSMGIIAPMLALPTPEVAEALVGKYAAIGRHLHELAERQREGIASGRLPAAFAVADTVAQLDARLAGPVADDPLLLTSTPPSGIDVDGWKARLREVVETEVRPGLAAYRAVLRNEVLPLARPDEQVGLTHLPGGDEAYAALLRYFTTTDKSAQEIHDIGLAQVAQLAEEYRALGPEVVGTADLAAIFEAMRTDPALHFEHGEQLVEASEVAMQRAWDAMPQWFETLPQARCVVQATTSGAKAFYFPPSADGSRGGTFFINVDDPSAWGTFELEAMAFHEGIPGHHLQLAIAGELTTVPEFRKHLHNAAYAEGWGLYTERLADEMGLYSGPVDRMGMYAADSMRACRLVVDTGMHALGWSREQAVQYMVDNSPLAEGVVRPEIDRYAVTPGQACSYMIGRLEIQRMRREAEERQGSDFSLPAFHSAVLDSGSLPLGVLDDVVVARLG, encoded by the coding sequence ATGAGCGACAGCATCACCTCCCTGGCCGAGGACTACTGGCAGCACCACCTCTCCACCCACCCGACCGAGGCGCACCTCGTCGGCCGCACCGAGTGGGCCGGCGAGTTCGAGGGCGCGACCCGCGCCGACGAGGACGCCCAGGTCGAGGCGCTGCGCGGCTTCGCGGCCCGTGCCGAGGCGCTGGACCCCGCGGGGCTGGACCCGCAGGAGGTGCTCACCCGCGAGGTGCTGCTGGCCCACACCCGGGCCAGCGCCGACGTGCTGGAGACCCGCCTCGGCGAGATGGCCGCCGACCCGATCTTCGGCCTGCAGGTCTCGATGGGGATCATCGCGCCGATGCTGGCGCTGCCGACGCCCGAGGTCGCCGAGGCGCTGGTGGGCAAGTACGCCGCCATCGGCCGCCACCTCCACGAGCTCGCCGAGCGCCAGCGCGAGGGCATCGCCTCGGGCCGGCTCCCGGCCGCCTTCGCGGTGGCCGACACCGTGGCCCAGCTCGACGCCCGCCTCGCCGGCCCGGTCGCCGACGACCCGCTGCTGCTCACCTCGACGCCGCCGTCCGGCATCGACGTCGACGGCTGGAAGGCGCGGCTGCGCGAGGTCGTCGAGACCGAGGTGCGGCCCGGCCTCGCGGCGTACCGCGCGGTGCTGCGCAACGAGGTGCTGCCCCTGGCGCGCCCCGACGAGCAGGTCGGCCTGACCCACCTGCCCGGTGGTGACGAGGCGTACGCCGCGCTGCTGCGCTACTTCACCACCACCGACAAGAGCGCCCAGGAGATCCACGACATCGGCTTGGCGCAGGTCGCCCAGCTCGCCGAGGAGTACCGCGCGCTCGGCCCCGAGGTGGTCGGCACCGCCGACCTCGCCGCCATCTTCGAGGCGATGCGGACGGACCCGGCGCTGCACTTCGAGCACGGCGAGCAGCTCGTCGAGGCCTCCGAGGTCGCGATGCAGCGGGCGTGGGACGCGATGCCGCAGTGGTTCGAGACGCTGCCGCAGGCCCGCTGCGTCGTGCAGGCCACGACGTCGGGCGCCAAGGCGTTCTACTTCCCGCCCTCGGCCGACGGCAGCCGCGGCGGCACCTTCTTCATCAACGTCGACGACCCCTCGGCGTGGGGCACCTTCGAGCTCGAGGCGATGGCCTTCCACGAGGGCATCCCCGGCCACCACCTGCAGCTCGCGATCGCCGGCGAGCTCACCACCGTGCCCGAGTTCCGCAAGCACCTGCACAACGCGGCGTACGCCGAGGGCTGGGGTCTCTACACCGAGCGGCTGGCCGACGAGATGGGCCTCTACTCAGGCCCCGTCGACCGGATGGGGATGTACGCCGCCGACTCGATGCGCGCGTGCCGCCTCGTCGTCGACACCGGGATGCACGCCCTCGGCTGGAGCCGCGAGCAGGCGGTGCAGTACATGGTCGACAACTCGCCCCTCGCCGAGGGCGTCGTGCGCCCCGAGATCGACCGCTACGCCGTCACCCCGGGCCAGGCCTGCAGCTACATGATCGGCCGCCTGGAGATCCAGCGGATGCGCCGCGAGGCCGAGGAGCGGCAGGGGAGCGACTTCTCGCTGCCGGCCTTCCACTCCGCCGTCCTCGACTCCGGCTCGCTGCCCCTCGGGGTGCTCGACGACGTGGTGGTGGCCCGGCTGGGCTGA
- a CDS encoding AGE family epimerase/isomerase, whose protein sequence is MTWLGNPRHHRVLQQETESLLDFGRASVHPDGGFAWLDEDGRPELDRPAALWITCRMTHAYSLGLMLDLPGCAELVDHGLAALTGRLRDADHGGWWPAVGPDGPEARVKEAYGHAFVVLAGASATAAGRPGARALLDEAVAVLLEHFWDDEAGMVVEEWDAAWTTCDDYRGVNANMHAVEALLAAADVLEDDGLRDRALRITERVVRDLAPAHHWRIPEHFDASWTPQLDYHVDEPAHPFRPYGATIGHWLEWSRLTLHLRASLRALGEPVPDWMLDHARSLFDASVAEGWAVDGAEGFVYTVDWDGRPVVRERMHWVVAEAIATAAALHTTTGDPAYDRWYRTWFEYVASTVRDHERGSWHHELSPTNGPSGITWPGKPDIYHAVGATLVPRLPLSPAMAVALRDGMLRD, encoded by the coding sequence ATGACCTGGCTCGGCAACCCCCGGCACCACCGCGTGCTGCAGCAGGAGACGGAGTCCCTGCTCGACTTCGGGCGGGCGTCGGTGCACCCCGACGGCGGCTTCGCCTGGCTCGACGAGGACGGACGGCCCGAGCTCGACCGGCCGGCGGCGCTGTGGATCACCTGTCGGATGACCCACGCCTACAGCCTCGGGCTGATGCTCGACCTGCCCGGCTGCGCCGAGCTCGTCGACCACGGCCTCGCCGCACTCACGGGGCGGCTGCGCGACGCCGACCACGGGGGCTGGTGGCCGGCGGTGGGCCCCGACGGGCCCGAGGCACGGGTCAAGGAGGCCTACGGGCACGCCTTCGTGGTGCTCGCCGGCGCCAGCGCGACGGCCGCCGGACGCCCTGGCGCCCGCGCGCTGCTCGACGAGGCGGTCGCGGTGCTGCTCGAGCACTTCTGGGACGACGAGGCCGGGATGGTCGTCGAGGAGTGGGACGCCGCGTGGACCACGTGCGACGACTACCGCGGCGTCAACGCCAACATGCACGCGGTCGAGGCGCTGCTCGCGGCCGCCGACGTGCTCGAGGACGACGGCCTGCGCGACCGCGCGCTGCGGATCACCGAGCGGGTCGTGCGCGACCTCGCCCCGGCCCACCACTGGCGGATCCCGGAGCACTTCGACGCCTCGTGGACCCCGCAGCTGGACTACCACGTCGACGAGCCGGCCCACCCGTTCCGCCCCTACGGCGCCACCATCGGCCACTGGCTGGAGTGGTCCCGGCTGACGCTGCACCTGCGGGCCTCGCTGCGCGCGCTGGGGGAGCCGGTCCCCGACTGGATGCTCGACCACGCCCGGTCGCTCTTCGACGCCTCCGTGGCCGAGGGCTGGGCGGTCGACGGCGCCGAGGGCTTCGTCTACACCGTCGACTGGGACGGCCGGCCGGTGGTGCGCGAGCGGATGCACTGGGTGGTCGCCGAGGCGATCGCGACGGCCGCGGCGCTGCACACGACGACCGGCGACCCGGCGTACGACCGGTGGTACCGCACCTGGTTCGAGTACGTCGCCAGCACCGTCCGCGACCACGAGCGCGGGAGCTGGCACCACGAGCTGTCGCCCACCAACGGGCCGAGCGGCATCACCTGGCCGGGCAAGCCCGACATCTACCACGCGGTGGGCGCGACGCTCGTGCCGCGGCTGCCGCTCAGCCCCGCGATGGCCGTCGCGCTGCGCGACGGGATGCTGCGCGACTGA
- a CDS encoding SigE family RNA polymerase sigma factor: MDVEFEAFVDRSGRRLLTTAGLLAGQRHAAEDLYQATLLATWRAWATIHTSPEAFARRTMVTTYASWWRRRWHGEQPTGDLPEGADPAREDDRSGSLDLRDALDRLPRRQRAVVVLRFYEDLTEAQVAELMGTTVGTVKSQTHKALRTLGVDPALTADRQGRSDERQALR, from the coding sequence GTGGACGTCGAGTTCGAGGCCTTCGTGGACCGCAGCGGGCGACGACTGCTCACCACCGCCGGGCTGCTCGCGGGCCAGCGGCACGCCGCCGAGGACCTCTACCAGGCCACCCTGCTGGCCACGTGGCGCGCGTGGGCCACGATCCACACCAGCCCCGAGGCGTTCGCGCGCCGGACGATGGTCACGACGTACGCCTCGTGGTGGCGGCGCCGCTGGCACGGCGAGCAGCCGACCGGGGACCTGCCGGAGGGCGCCGACCCCGCCCGGGAGGACGACCGCTCCGGGTCGCTGGACCTGCGCGACGCCCTCGACCGGCTCCCCCGCCGCCAGCGCGCGGTGGTGGTGCTGCGGTTCTACGAGGACCTGACCGAGGCGCAGGTCGCCGAGCTGATGGGCACCACCGTCGGCACCGTGAAGAGCCAGACCCACAAGGCGCTGCGGACGCTGGGTGTCGACCCGGCGCTGACCGCCGACCGCCAGGGCCGCAGCGACGAGAGGCAGGCACTGCGATGA
- a CDS encoding NupC/NupG family nucleoside CNT transporter produces the protein MGELRGLLGLALLLAVAVACSRHRRGISLRTVGAALALQVAFAVLVLRWGPGEAALRWVSGRVEALVGFTEEGTRFVFGSLLDVGPEDSPVFALQVLPVIVFLGALVYLLFYLRVVQWVTFVLGGAIAWLLGVSRVESMYAATVIFLGQSEAPLVVAPYLRRLRTPQLFALMTGGFAAAAGSTLVGYSLLGAPLEYLLAATVMNAPAGLLMAKIIWPDSTPEPAWAERPDEPHDPGEPEEPEEFDVRAVRDEESANVIDAIGRGALAGGRIAVTVGALLVAFVALIAMANAALSRVGGWVGADGLTFQGLLGGALSPLAWLLGVPWSEASEAGSLIGQKTILNEFVAYADFGPQVDQLSPVTVVIVTFALAGFANLASIAIQIGTYSSLVPERRAQVARLGLLALLAGSLANLANAAIAGLVVAV, from the coding sequence ATGGGTGAGCTCAGGGGCCTCCTCGGTCTGGCACTGCTGCTGGCGGTCGCCGTCGCGTGCTCGCGCCACCGGCGCGGCATCAGCCTGCGCACGGTCGGCGCGGCCCTGGCGCTGCAGGTCGCCTTCGCCGTGCTGGTGCTGCGGTGGGGCCCGGGGGAGGCGGCGCTGCGCTGGGTCTCGGGACGGGTGGAGGCGCTGGTCGGCTTCACCGAGGAGGGCACCCGCTTCGTGTTCGGCTCGCTGCTCGACGTCGGCCCCGAGGACAGCCCGGTGTTCGCGCTCCAGGTGCTGCCGGTCATCGTCTTCCTCGGCGCCCTGGTCTACCTGCTGTTCTACCTGCGGGTGGTCCAGTGGGTCACCTTCGTGCTGGGGGGTGCGATCGCGTGGCTGCTGGGGGTCTCGCGCGTGGAGTCGATGTACGCCGCCACGGTGATCTTCCTGGGCCAGAGCGAGGCGCCGCTGGTGGTCGCGCCGTACCTGCGCCGGCTCCGGACGCCGCAGCTGTTCGCCCTCATGACCGGGGGCTTCGCGGCGGCCGCGGGCTCGACGCTGGTGGGCTACTCCCTGCTCGGCGCGCCCCTGGAGTACCTCCTGGCCGCCACCGTGATGAACGCCCCCGCGGGCCTGCTCATGGCCAAGATCATCTGGCCCGACAGCACCCCCGAGCCCGCCTGGGCCGAGCGTCCCGACGAGCCCCACGACCCGGGGGAGCCCGAGGAGCCGGAGGAGTTCGACGTGCGCGCGGTGCGCGACGAGGAGTCGGCCAACGTCATCGACGCCATCGGCCGCGGCGCGCTCGCGGGCGGGCGCATCGCGGTGACCGTCGGCGCCCTTCTGGTCGCGTTCGTGGCCCTGATCGCGATGGCCAACGCCGCGCTGTCGCGGGTCGGCGGCTGGGTCGGCGCCGACGGGCTCACCTTCCAGGGCCTGCTCGGCGGGGCGCTCTCGCCGCTGGCGTGGTTGCTGGGGGTGCCGTGGTCCGAGGCCTCCGAGGCGGGGTCCTTGATCGGCCAGAAGACGATCCTCAACGAGTTCGTGGCGTACGCCGACTTCGGCCCCCAGGTCGACCAGCTCTCCCCGGTCACGGTCGTGATCGTCACCTTCGCGCTCGCCGGCTTCGCCAACCTGGCCTCCATCGCGATCCAGATCGGCACCTACTCCTCGCTGGTGCCCGAGCGCCGCGCCCAGGTGGCGCGCCTCGGGCTGCTGGCGCTGCTGGCGGGGTCGCTGGCCAACCTGGCCAACGCCGCGATCGCGGGGCTGGTGGTCGCGGTCTAG